A stretch of the Streptomyces sp. WMMB303 genome encodes the following:
- a CDS encoding DUF397 domain-containing protein, giving the protein MTHVDDASALPTRWWASSYSDSGAQCVECGIVDAETVAIRDSKAPQGPALLVNRDQLSAFVSAVVDGQLDR; this is encoded by the coding sequence ATGACGCATGTTGACGATGCCTCCGCTCTTCCCACCCGTTGGTGGGCGTCCTCGTACAGCGACAGTGGGGCGCAGTGCGTCGAGTGCGGCATCGTTGATGCCGAGACGGTCGCGATCCGGGACAGTAAGGCGCCCCAAGGGCCCGCGTTGCTGGTGAATCGCGATCAGCTGTCCGCGTTCGTTTCCGCGGTCGTCGACGGTCAGCTCGACCGGTAG
- the tgmB gene encoding ATP-grasp ribosomal peptide maturase: MPAVLVIAAQDDWPTDRVVKALTDGGAEVFRMDTAQFPQELSLAGRIDARRGWSGGLSTAHRTVDLADISAVYYRAPNPFDLPAMSDPERRFAAAQARAGLGGIITALDCRWMSHPAAMSRAEYKPLQLATARTAGLTVPATLITNNPAAVRMFVGEVGGRAVCKPVATPVFIEGDQLKTVYTRRLSAADLADLRGIDTTAHLFQAWVDKAHEVRLTAVGERLFAAEIHAAGSAGHIDWRSDYASLTYQATTVPDATAEGVRRYLRRLDLRFAAFDFAVTPDGTWTFLEANPCGQWDWIERATGLPLAQANADELQGAA; encoded by the coding sequence ATGCCCGCCGTGCTCGTGATCGCAGCGCAGGACGACTGGCCGACCGACCGCGTCGTCAAGGCACTCACGGACGGTGGTGCGGAGGTGTTCCGGATGGACACCGCGCAGTTCCCGCAAGAGCTGTCCCTCGCCGGGCGCATCGACGCCCGGCGAGGGTGGTCCGGCGGGCTCAGCACCGCACACCGCACCGTCGACCTGGCCGACATCTCCGCCGTCTACTACCGCGCCCCGAACCCCTTCGACCTGCCCGCCATGTCCGACCCCGAGCGCAGGTTCGCCGCCGCGCAGGCCCGCGCCGGTCTCGGCGGCATCATCACCGCACTCGACTGCCGCTGGATGTCCCATCCGGCCGCCATGTCCCGCGCGGAGTACAAGCCGCTCCAACTCGCCACCGCACGCACAGCCGGACTCACCGTGCCCGCAACGCTCATCACCAACAACCCGGCCGCCGTCCGCATGTTCGTCGGTGAGGTGGGAGGCCGGGCCGTCTGCAAGCCGGTGGCAACCCCTGTCTTCATCGAAGGCGATCAGCTCAAGACCGTCTACACCCGCCGTCTCTCCGCAGCGGATCTCGCCGATCTGCGGGGCATCGACACCACCGCGCACCTCTTCCAGGCATGGGTCGACAAGGCCCACGAAGTACGACTCACCGCCGTCGGCGAGCGGCTGTTCGCCGCTGAGATCCACGCCGCCGGCAGCGCTGGACACATCGACTGGCGCAGCGACTACGCCTCCCTCACCTACCAGGCCACCACGGTCCCGGACGCGACCGCAGAGGGCGTGCGACGGTACCTGCGCCGGCTCGACCTTCGGTTCGCCGCCTTCGACTTCGCCGTCACCCCGGACGGCACATGGACGTTCCTGGAAGCGAACCCGTGCGGACAGTGGGACTGGATCGAGCGCGCGACCGGCCTCCCCCTCGCCCAGGCCAACGCCGACGAACTGCAAGGAGCCGCATGA
- the tgmA gene encoding putative ATP-grasp-modified RiPP, translated as MHALLSHPREAFPVASQHGRIPHSSAPPSGEYSRPWVLRFARVPDAAQALVRPPAVYDNELQMSRGLYDGPLPCMQTHTPTVPDGSPTNPPPLDEGPKD; from the coding sequence ATGCACGCATTGCTCTCACATCCCCGGGAAGCGTTCCCGGTCGCGTCGCAACACGGGCGCATCCCGCACAGCAGTGCCCCGCCGAGCGGCGAGTACTCCCGCCCGTGGGTGCTGCGCTTCGCCCGCGTCCCCGATGCCGCGCAAGCGCTCGTGCGGCCCCCGGCGGTCTACGACAACGAGTTGCAGATGTCCCGCGGCCTGTACGACGGCCCGCTCCCCTGCATGCAGACCCACACCCCGACCGTCCCCGACGGCAGCCCTACGAACCCGCCGCCGCTGGACGAGGGCCCGAAGGACTGA
- a CDS encoding helix-turn-helix transcriptional regulator, whose amino-acid sequence MSAPTVRRRRLGAKLREYREAREWTLDDVAERSDGRFNAAKLSRIETARTAVRPDDVRALLDLYEVSDPDVCAALLTLTREGARRGWWHSYRGVLSPVYEDLISLEAEAESVSSWQLGVIPGLLQTGEYAREIIRATAMSEAVEARVDALVEVRLARQAILTREDPLALWAIIAEQALRSTSEADGVMHEQLSRLLAMGRRPNVNVQVLPADAPLHVGQLGSFTVLGFGSHADLDVVHTEGLTSALYIEEREQVAAHRDAWQRLTSAALSVEASAELITQIRKNT is encoded by the coding sequence ATGAGCGCGCCAACGGTGCGACGCCGACGACTCGGCGCGAAGCTTCGCGAGTACCGGGAGGCGCGCGAATGGACTCTCGACGATGTCGCCGAACGCAGCGACGGCCGATTCAACGCTGCGAAGTTGAGCCGCATCGAGACAGCGCGCACTGCCGTGCGCCCCGACGATGTAAGAGCGCTGCTCGACCTGTACGAGGTGTCCGACCCCGACGTGTGTGCCGCACTTCTGACACTCACGCGGGAGGGCGCACGCCGCGGCTGGTGGCACTCGTACCGAGGCGTCCTGTCGCCCGTCTACGAGGATCTGATCAGCCTCGAAGCTGAGGCGGAATCGGTGTCCTCGTGGCAGCTCGGAGTCATTCCCGGTCTGCTCCAGACCGGCGAGTACGCCCGCGAGATCATTCGTGCGACGGCCATGTCTGAGGCGGTCGAGGCTCGCGTCGATGCGCTTGTCGAGGTGCGCCTCGCCCGACAGGCCATCCTGACGCGCGAGGACCCGCTCGCGCTGTGGGCCATCATCGCCGAGCAGGCTCTACGGTCCACCTCCGAGGCTGACGGAGTGATGCACGAGCAGTTGAGCCGCCTCCTCGCGATGGGTAGGCGCCCGAACGTGAACGTTCAGGTGCTGCCCGCAGATGCGCCGCTGCACGTCGGACAACTGGGCAGCTTCACCGTTCTCGGGTTCGGCTCTCATGCTGATCTCGACGTCGTACATACCGAAGGTTTGACCTCGGCCCTGTACATCGAGGAACGCGAGCAGGTAGCCGCTCACCGGGATGCTTGGCAGCGGTTGACCTCCGCAGCGCTCTCGGTTGAGGCGTCGGCGGAACTGATTACACAGATAAGGAAGAACACATGA